The genomic DNA GCAGAAGAAGCAGCAGCAACCGCAGCAGCCGAGCAGGCAGCTGCACAGGCTGCCCAGGCAGCACAGACCGCCGCTGCAGCAACCGCACCCGCAGCTGCCCCGGCCGCTGCCGGTGCCGCCGTTATGACGGCTTCCTCCACTCCTGCCGCACCCGCACCGGAAACCGCTGCTCCCAGCAACGTCGGCGCGGCCCTGGTCGCCTCGGCCTACGGCCAGATCGGCGTTGCCCAGGATTGCACCGCCATGGTTGAAAACGCACTGCGCTCCGTCGGCAAGTCCGTCGGCGATCTGGCCCCGGGCCAGTTCTTCCAGTTCGGCGCAGTTGTCGGCAGCCCGCAGCCCGGCGATCTGGTCATCACCGGTGGCCACGTCGCGATCTACGTCGGCAACGGCCAGGTCATCAGCGGCGGGCTGAACGGTATGAACACCGGCCTGCACAGCCTCTCCGACCTGCCGGGCGCCAGCTTCGTCCGGGTCAGCTAAGCCCAGTTTTTCGAGAGCCGGAGAATCATGACCTCGACAACTGAGCGCGCCCGCCACCGGGCGCCGGTGGAACGCACCACTACGCTGAACGCACTCGCCGGTGCCGTGAGCGCCAACGCAGGAACAGTGGGCCGCCAGGCCGCTGTTATTGCCGCGGCCTCGGGGCTGGTACTGACAACCGGCGTTGCCGCCAATGCCTCCGGTGCGGAGACCCTGCGCGATGTCCGCACCAGCAACCTGAACCTTTCCGCGGCCCAGCCCGTCCAGGTACCGGAGACCATTCAGGTCTCCTTCGAGCGGGACGGGATCAACGGTGTGATCACCGCTCCCGAGCCTGTGCCGGCCGAGACGCCCACGCTGACCGTACAGGCCCAGGAAGTAGTTCCCGCCACGGCCAACACCAATGCCCAGGGCGGCGCCACCACCGGTGCCGCAACTGCAGCACCGGCCGCGGCAACCCCGTCACCGGCACCGGAAGTTCCTTCCGGAGTTGGCGCAACCATCGCGGCCGCAGCTTACGCCCAGCTTGGCGTCAGCCAGGACTGCACCATGCTGGCCACCAATTCGCTGGCTGCCGCAGGCATCAACTTCCACGGATGGCCGGCCGGCTACCTGTCCCTTGGACGGACGGTCAGTGCAGCCGAGGCCATGCCCGGAGACCTGATCTACTACGCCGACGGCGGCATGGGCATGGCCCACATTGCCGTCTACGTAGGCGGCGGACAGGCAGTACACGGCGGGTTCAACGGAAACAGCACAGTGGTTGCTCCGGCGGAGCTTGGCTCCGGCGGCGTTTACATCCGCGTAGGCGGCTAATACCCCTGCACGTCAACGCGCTGCCTGAGTGCGGGGCGTGAGTTGTAAGACAGTTTGTAAGAACACGGCAAGGCTCCTCCTTCGGGGGGAGCCTTCCGGCTTTAATCCATTCCTTTTAACCCGCCCGGCCCGTCTAACCCCTCCGGCCCTTTGATACACCCGCACCGCGCCGTCGTCGCTGGGGGCGAAGCGGAGCGGGGGAGCGGTATGTCCGCCCGGGTTTTGCGCGTGAAAATGGCCAAGTTGCCAATCCCGGCATACTCTTGCATAGACAATCCGAAGTGCCGTTTGCGGAACGGTGTCTTGTACTCACCGGTTCGTGGGCGGCAGATGAAGAGGTATGTGCATGCGCACTCTCGTTCTGAATGCTGGATACGAACCGCTGGCCGTGATTACCTTCCGCCGGGCCCTGGTACTGGTCCTCAACGGAAAGGCAAGCGTGGTAGCCGAGAGCGGTGAACCCGTGGCCGGGCCAAATGAGATTTTTCCCCGGCCCTCCGTGATCCTGCTGCACCGTTATGTGAAAATTCCCTACCGCGAGGGCACTGTTGCCACCCGCCGGGGAGTACTGCGCCGGGATAACCATGAATGCGCTTATTGCGGCAAGGCTGCGGCGACGGTGGACCACGTAGTGCCCCGCTCCCGCGGCGGAGATGACAGCTGGGAGAATCTCGTAGCCTGCTGCCTGCGCTGCAACAACACCAAAGGGGATAAGACCCTGGCGCAACTCGGGTGGCAGCTGCGCATTTCGCCCAAGGCGCCCCGCGGAGCCCGCTGGCAGATCCGTGAACTGGAACGGCCGTCCCCGCAGTGGGACCCCTTCCTGCAGAATGACACGGCTGCCTGATGCCCGGACCCCCGGATCACGCGGCAATTATCCTGGCCGGCGGCCGCTCCAGCCGTCTGGGCGGTGTGCCCAAGGCACTGTTGCTGGCGGACGGTAAAACGCTGCTGGAAACCACCCTTGCCGCGGTCCCCGACGCGCGGCCGGTATGCGTCGCCGGCCCGCCTCAGCTGGCCCCGCTCCTGGCCCGGTCTGCACCGGAGGCGGTGCTGGTCCGTGAAGAACCCGCCTTCGGCGGACCGGCGGCAGCAGTGGCGGCCGGCATCCTGGCCATGACCGATCCGCCCGAATGGACGCTGGTGCTGGCCTGCGACATGCCCGGTATCGCGGCCGCCATAGAGACACTGCTGTGCTCAGCGACGGGATCCGAGAGCCTGCTGGCGGTGGACGCCGAGGGATATATGCAGCCACTTGCAGGGATCTACCGCACGGCGGACCTGCTCTCCGCAGTGAATGTTCCTGCGCCCGGACAGCTGACAAACATGTCGATGAAGGGGCTGCTTGCTAGGGTGCAATGGAGGGGTGTGCAGGTTTCCCCCATGAGTACGGCCGATGTTGACACCTGGGCGGACGCGATGTCCCTGGGTGTGAGCGCCACGGACATGCAGCAGCAGTGCCTGCGGCATGGACCCAGCGAAGCGAAGGAGCACGAATGGCAAGCCAGCAGGAACAACTCGAAGCATGGAGCGGCAGGTTGCTGAGGGCCCTTGAGCTCGAAGGCACTCCGGTGGAGGTTTCCGCCGTCCTTGACCTCGCGGCAGCCGCGGCACACAGCGTGGTGCGTCCGGCGGCGCCGTTGACCACCTTCATCGCGGGTTACGCTGCGGGCCTGGCAGCAGGCAGCGGCCAGGCGGATGACGCGGTGGCCATGCGTTCGGCGATGGCGGTGGCGGCCGGCGAATGCGCCGGCGCAGCTGCAGAGAAAGGGGGAATGGAATGAGTGAACCCTCGGTTCCTGTCATCCTCCCCGTGCAGCCCAACGCGTCCTGGGCCCAGGCCCGGCATGCCGCGTACGCCGCAGCCCGTCCGTTGCCCTATGAGACGGTACCCCTGGACGAAGCCCTGGGGCGGATCCTCGCGCTGGAAACCGCTGCGCTGCAGCCCGTGCCGCATTACGCCTCGGCGGCCATGGACGGGTGGGCTGTGGCCGGCCCGCCGCCCTGGACGGTCATCACCACCAAGGAACCGGAAGTAGAGCGCTGGCAGATTCACCGCGAATCCGGGCGCCGGGCACTGCAGCCCGGCGAGGCCGTGGCCATCCTTACGGGCGGACTCATCCCAGAGGGCGCGGATTCGGTGCTGCGTTCGGAAAGCGGTACGGTGTCCGGCGATGAAGTGCCGGTGCTGACGCTGAATGACCGTGCGGAAGGCGTCCAGCCCCGGCAGGGTGAACACATCCGTCCGGCCGGCGAGGAAGCATCGGCAGGCGAAACCACCATCCCGGCAGGGAAGCTGCTGAATCCTGCGCACATCGCCCTGGCCGCCGTCTGCGGGCACGATACCCTCCCCGTATTGCGCTCCCCGAGGGTTTCCCTGCTGCTGACCGGCGACGAGGTGATCGAAGCGGGGCTGCCTGAACCGGGCCAGGTCCGGGACACGTTCGGGCCGCAGCTGCCGCAGCTAATCACCATGCTTGGCGGACGGGTGGACGTGGTGCGGCGCCTGCCGGACCGGCTCGAGGAGGTAGTGGCCGCACTCAGCAGCGAGGAGGCCAATGACGAACTCTCCATTGCAATGTCCTCCGGGGACGTGCTGATCACCACCGGTGCCACGGGGCGCTCCGAGGCAGACCATCTGCGCCGGGCCCTGGAGGAAGTGGACGCCGAGCTGCTGATCGACGGCATTGCCATGCGGCCGGGACATCCCACCATGCTGGCAAGGCTGAGGGACGGCAGGCTGCTGGTGGCGCTGCCTGGCAACCCCCTGGCTGCGATGATGGCGGTCTTCACACTGGTTCAGCCGCTGCTGGACGGGCTGCGCGGCGCACCGATTTCCCGTGAGCGGCATGTGCTGGCGGGAGTGGACCTGGAGCCGCTGCCGGGCAGGACGCGCCTGGTTCCGTGCACCATCCAGGAGGACCGGGCCATGCCCTCGCCGTATTTCCGCTCCGGCATGCTCCGTGGGCTGGCTGAAGCCGATGCAGTGATGGTGGTCCCCGCGGAGGGCTGCATCCGTGACCAGGCGGTTATGGCCCTTCCACTGCCGTGGCAGGTCAATCAGGCCCCCGCGGGCTAGGGCCGGCACGCAAACGCAACAGGTACTACTGCACAGGGAGGCATTATGGGACGGGTTACCCAACGAGGACGGGTTACGCGGTTCCGGCTGGACGGACATACCGGCACCCGCGAGGACGTGCTGGCGGGGGAGGAGCCGCTGGAAATACGGCTGAACGGCACCTCCTTTACCGTCACGATGCGCACCCCTGGTGACGACTTCGATCTGGTGGCCGGTTTCCTGGTCTCCGAAGGAGTGATCTGGGAACCCGGCCAGCTCATCAGCCTGCGCTACTGCGCAGGGGTGGACGAGGAAGGGAAACAGACCTTCAACGTTGTTGACGTCCAGCTGCGTCCCGGTACTGCGCTGCCGGACACCGGCATGGAGCGGCACGTCTATACCTCCAGCTCGTGCGGGATCTGCGGCACAGCCTCCATCGAGGCCGTGCGTAAGTCCTCTCACTTTGACGCCGCGGGTGACAACGTCAGGCTGCCCCTGCAGATGCTGGCGGAGCTGCCGGACCGGCTGCGGGAGGGACAGAAAGTCTTCGACCGCACCGGTGGCGTACATGCAGCCGGACTGTTCAGCGCGGAGGGTGAGCTGTTGTGCCTGCGCGAGGACGTGGGCAGGCACAACGCCGTAGACAAGGTGGTTGGATGGGCGCTGCGGGCAGGAATGCTTCCCCTGCGCGGCGCCGTACTCCAGGTCTCCGGACGGGCATCCTTTGAACTGGTGCAGAAGGCCCAGCTCGCCGGCATTCCCGTATTGGCCGCCGTCAGCGCACCGTCCGCCCTCTCCGTAGAGCTGGCCAAGGATGCAGGGATGACCCTGATCGGCTTCAGCAGGGGCAGTTCCCTGAACTGCTATTCCGCTCCGGAGCGGATTGTCGCTCCGGTGCCTGCCGCGCTCTGACGCCGTAGCGGCAGCCCGGGCGGGCGGCCAGCCGGCGGCCCGGACCGGCAGGGGAGGCTCGCCGGCCGGATTAGCGGGAAGCCGGCAGCAGGACAGTAGCGGTGGTGCCCTTGCCCTCGGTGGAGACGATGCCCAGTTCGCCGCCGTGCTGCAGGACTATGTCCTGCACAATGGCCAGTCCCAGGCCGGTGCCCGGAATGGCAGCGGTGGTGGCATTGGACGCCCGGAAGAACCGGCGGAAAAGGTTCGGCAGGTCCGCATCAGGAATCCCGATGCCCGTGTCGCAGACCTGGACCCGGATACTGTTGCCGGCGGCGTCGGACCTCACCTGCTGGGCGCGGATGTGCACGGACCCGCCGGTGGGCGTGAATTTCACGGCGTTGGAACACAGGTTGGTGAAAACCTGTTCCAGCTGGGCGCGGTCACCATCCACCAGCAGCGGCTCCGGGGAAGGCTCGAAGTGCAGGTCCAGGCTGTTGGCCCGGGCGGCGGGCGCCAGGGAGGCCGAGACGGAGCGCAGCAGCTCATCCAGGTCAACCTCCTCCACTTCCAAGGTGTTCTCATCCGCGTCATGCCGGGAGATGGTGAGCAGATCCGTGATCAGCTGGTTGAGCCGGACGGCGTTGCGGCCGACAATCTTCAGCATCTGGGCGACGTCATCGGGAAGATCGGCGCCGGAGTCTTCCAGAATGAGGTCCAGATAGCCCGTGATGGAGGTCAGCGGAGTGCGCAGTTCATGGTTTACGGTGGCCACGAAATCCGTTTTGGCCCGGTCCAGTTCCCGCTGTCGCTTGAGTACCATCCGCTGGGCGGTAATCAGGTTCCCCTGCACCAGACCGTGGGCCAGGTTCCCGCTGGCGTGCTGGATGAGTGAAATCTCGGTACTGGTCCACTCCCGGGCGCTGCCTTCACCTGCAAGCCACAGCAACCCGAAGGACTTATCCCCGTGGCCCAGCGGGGTCACCAGGGAGGTCCGCAGGCCCGCCGCAGCGGACGCCGGACTCAGCTGCACCGGTTCG from Arthrobacter zhangbolii includes the following:
- a CDS encoding NlpC/P60 family protein, coding for MSSHAHGRRRAATVQTNPITALSKAVSSNAGTVGRQAAVVVAASGLVLAAGLPAQASSVNTDRQALEATTLNFVDGSVTAPANAPFALQLAATAGSIDGSEYRAQVAAEEAAATAAAEQAAAQAAQAAQTAAAATAPAAAPAAAGAAVMTASSTPAAPAPETAAPSNVGAALVASAYGQIGVAQDCTAMVENALRSVGKSVGDLAPGQFFQFGAVVGSPQPGDLVITGGHVAIYVGNGQVISGGLNGMNTGLHSLSDLPGASFVRVS
- a CDS encoding NlpC/P60 family protein, giving the protein MTSTTERARHRAPVERTTTLNALAGAVSANAGTVGRQAAVIAAASGLVLTTGVAANASGAETLRDVRTSNLNLSAAQPVQVPETIQVSFERDGINGVITAPEPVPAETPTLTVQAQEVVPATANTNAQGGATTGAATAAPAAATPSPAPEVPSGVGATIAAAAYAQLGVSQDCTMLATNSLAAAGINFHGWPAGYLSLGRTVSAAEAMPGDLIYYADGGMGMAHIAVYVGGGQAVHGGFNGNSTVVAPAELGSGGVYIRVGG
- a CDS encoding HNH endonuclease, with the translated sequence MRTLVLNAGYEPLAVITFRRALVLVLNGKASVVAESGEPVAGPNEIFPRPSVILLHRYVKIPYREGTVATRRGVLRRDNHECAYCGKAAATVDHVVPRSRGGDDSWENLVACCLRCNNTKGDKTLAQLGWQLRISPKAPRGARWQIRELERPSPQWDPFLQNDTAA
- the mobA gene encoding molybdenum cofactor guanylyltransferase — protein: MPGPPDHAAIILAGGRSSRLGGVPKALLLADGKTLLETTLAAVPDARPVCVAGPPQLAPLLARSAPEAVLVREEPAFGGPAAAVAAGILAMTDPPEWTLVLACDMPGIAAAIETLLCSATGSESLLAVDAEGYMQPLAGIYRTADLLSAVNVPAPGQLTNMSMKGLLARVQWRGVQVSPMSTADVDTWADAMSLGVSATDMQQQCLRHGPSEAKEHEWQASRNNSKHGAAGC
- a CDS encoding DUF6457 domain-containing protein, producing MASQQEQLEAWSGRLLRALELEGTPVEVSAVLDLAAAAAHSVVRPAAPLTTFIAGYAAGLAAGSGQADDAVAMRSAMAVAAGECAGAAAEKGGME
- a CDS encoding molybdopterin molybdotransferase MoeA produces the protein MSEPSVPVILPVQPNASWAQARHAAYAAARPLPYETVPLDEALGRILALETAALQPVPHYASAAMDGWAVAGPPPWTVITTKEPEVERWQIHRESGRRALQPGEAVAILTGGLIPEGADSVLRSESGTVSGDEVPVLTLNDRAEGVQPRQGEHIRPAGEEASAGETTIPAGKLLNPAHIALAAVCGHDTLPVLRSPRVSLLLTGDEVIEAGLPEPGQVRDTFGPQLPQLITMLGGRVDVVRRLPDRLEEVVAALSSEEANDELSIAMSSGDVLITTGATGRSEADHLRRALEEVDAELLIDGIAMRPGHPTMLARLRDGRLLVALPGNPLAAMMAVFTLVQPLLDGLRGAPISRERHVLAGVDLEPLPGRTRLVPCTIQEDRAMPSPYFRSGMLRGLAEADAVMVVPAEGCIRDQAVMALPLPWQVNQAPAG
- the fdhD gene encoding formate dehydrogenase accessory sulfurtransferase FdhD; translation: MGRVTQRGRVTRFRLDGHTGTREDVLAGEEPLEIRLNGTSFTVTMRTPGDDFDLVAGFLVSEGVIWEPGQLISLRYCAGVDEEGKQTFNVVDVQLRPGTALPDTGMERHVYTSSSCGICGTASIEAVRKSSHFDAAGDNVRLPLQMLAELPDRLREGQKVFDRTGGVHAAGLFSAEGELLCLREDVGRHNAVDKVVGWALRAGMLPLRGAVLQVSGRASFELVQKAQLAGIPVLAAVSAPSALSVELAKDAGMTLIGFSRGSSLNCYSAPERIVAPVPAAL
- a CDS encoding ATP-binding response regulator; protein product: MSPALKPVAVPEDDSSMDGTARRPTALVAVEEPGVFSVVAGILAAAGLDAVAVRNLDEAIDAARKAPPALAVVDSTVRQIAGMDMLKRVRHERSMTKLPVILVAGEAGLDVELMVELGIADFVPSPVDPQDLARRVNLILTTAQARRGRRMATARMRADTRRISASIRSTNDPQQMAEVMVHGLGTAFEADHVLLVTFPDERVPELNLSWSRDGTVGAIPALAGHTAGELADRLWERGHALAVEDHRAPAGDEPVQLSPASAAAGLRTSLVTPLGHGDKSFGLLWLAGEGSAREWTSTEISLIQHASGNLAHGLVQGNLITAQRMVLKRQRELDRAKTDFVATVNHELRTPLTSITGYLDLILEDSGADLPDDVAQMLKIVGRNAVRLNQLITDLLTISRHDADENTLEVEEVDLDELLRSVSASLAPAARANSLDLHFEPSPEPLLVDGDRAQLEQVFTNLCSNAVKFTPTGGSVHIRAQQVRSDAAGNSIRVQVCDTGIGIPDADLPNLFRRFFRASNATTAAIPGTGLGLAIVQDIVLQHGGELGIVSTEGKGTTATVLLPASR